The Streptomyces europaeiscabiei genome window below encodes:
- a CDS encoding rhomboid family intramembrane serine protease: MAGEVRGALSPEREWSRGDRAKAAAKLMVGWVALLWLLEVIDVASGHALDDFGIIPRSVPELVDVVPASFIHFGFAHVAANSVPLLVLGFLSALGGLRRFVAVCALIIVADGLGVWLISPDNTNTAGASGVVFGLFGFLVVSGFVERRLMGVAVGVLVAAVWGGSILAGIAPTETGISWQGHLIGLVTGVVAAFLFRRREPRGALSA; encoded by the coding sequence ATGGCTGGTGAAGTACGCGGGGCGCTCAGCCCTGAGCGGGAGTGGTCGCGCGGGGACCGTGCGAAGGCCGCGGCCAAGCTCATGGTGGGCTGGGTGGCGCTGCTGTGGCTGCTCGAAGTGATCGACGTGGCGAGCGGTCACGCGCTGGACGACTTCGGGATCATCCCGCGCTCTGTGCCCGAGCTGGTCGATGTCGTGCCGGCCTCGTTCATCCACTTCGGCTTCGCCCATGTCGCGGCGAACAGCGTTCCACTGCTGGTGCTGGGGTTCCTCTCGGCGCTCGGTGGGCTGCGCCGTTTCGTCGCCGTGTGTGCGCTGATCATCGTCGCGGACGGGCTGGGTGTCTGGCTGATATCCCCGGACAACACGAACACGGCGGGCGCCTCCGGCGTCGTCTTCGGGCTCTTCGGGTTCCTGGTCGTCAGCGGGTTCGTCGAGCGGCGGCTGATGGGGGTGGCGGTCGGGGTTCTCGTCGCGGCCGTCTGGGGCGGGTCGATCCTGGCGGGGATCGCGCCGACCGAGACCGGCATCAGCTGGCAGGGGCATCTGATCGGGTTGGTGACGGGGGTGGTGGCGGCGTTCCTGTTCCGGCGGCGCGA
- a CDS encoding UbiX family flavin prenyltransferase, whose translation MNPVKPGETPRTPWIVGVSGASGTPYAAAVLRALLAADESVDLVVSRASRLTLLDETGISFRDAHWRDDLREWLSRGADGKPGTFTADVDGDRVRHWSAGDLAAGPSSGSYPVKGMLIVPASTACVAGVALGLSKDLLQRAASVTLKEGRRLVVAVRETPLNGQTLRHLVTLDEAGATVLPASPAFYAGATHIQDLVDFVAGRVLDAAGVPHTLYRRWEGDVGGARASHPAT comes from the coding sequence GTGAACCCAGTCAAGCCAGGAGAGACGCCGCGTACGCCTTGGATCGTAGGGGTGTCCGGCGCATCCGGCACCCCGTACGCCGCGGCTGTGCTGCGTGCGCTCCTCGCCGCCGACGAGAGCGTCGACCTCGTGGTGTCCCGGGCCTCGCGGCTGACCCTGCTGGACGAGACGGGAATCTCCTTCCGGGACGCCCACTGGCGCGACGACCTGCGCGAATGGCTGTCCCGAGGCGCCGACGGCAAACCCGGCACGTTCACCGCGGACGTCGACGGCGACCGCGTACGGCACTGGAGCGCCGGTGACCTGGCCGCCGGACCGTCCTCGGGCTCGTACCCCGTCAAGGGGATGCTGATCGTCCCCGCGTCGACGGCGTGTGTCGCGGGCGTGGCCCTGGGCCTCTCCAAGGACCTGCTGCAACGGGCGGCGAGCGTGACCCTCAAGGAGGGCCGGCGTCTCGTGGTCGCCGTGCGCGAGACCCCGTTGAACGGGCAGACCCTGCGGCACCTGGTGACCCTGGACGAGGCGGGCGCGACCGTGCTGCCCGCGTCCCCGGCCTTCTACGCGGGGGCCACGCACATCCAGGACCTGGTGGACTTCGTCGCCGGACGGGTGCTGGACGCGGCGGGCGTCCCGCACACCCTGTACCGGCGCTGGGAGGGCGACGTGGGCGGGGCGCGCGCTTCCCACCCGGCCACCTGA
- a CDS encoding Lrp/AsnC family transcriptional regulator has translation MDAVDRQLIQALRENGRASYAELGRLVGLSGPSVTDRINRLEAAGVITGYRATVNAASLGLGVTALIGISLSDAADHEDVATRLRDLAEIEDCWFIAGDDSFMLKVRAPDVDGLEKTIRRLSGTHGVSRTRTTIVLSTKWENRVGELPEEEQ, from the coding sequence ATGGACGCGGTGGACAGGCAGCTCATCCAGGCCCTGAGGGAGAACGGCCGGGCCTCCTACGCGGAGCTGGGACGCCTCGTCGGTCTGTCGGGACCCAGTGTCACCGACCGCATCAACCGGCTGGAGGCGGCCGGTGTCATCACCGGCTATCGGGCCACCGTCAACGCGGCCTCCCTCGGCCTCGGAGTGACCGCCCTCATCGGCATCTCGCTCTCCGACGCCGCCGACCACGAGGACGTGGCGACGCGGCTGCGGGACCTGGCAGAGATCGAGGACTGCTGGTTCATCGCCGGCGACGACTCGTTCATGCTCAAGGTGCGCGCACCGGACGTCGACGGCCTGGAGAAGACCATCCGTCGGCTCTCCGGTACCCACGGTGTCTCCCGGACGCGAACGACGATCGTGCTCTCCACGAAGTGGGAGAACCGGGTGGGTGAGCTGCCGGAGGAGGAGCAGTAG
- the mqnE gene encoding aminofutalosine synthase MqnE, with the protein MDVGLKRELEEKVRSGERLTREDGIALYASDDLAWLGGLAHEVRTRKNGDVVHFNVNRHLNMTNVCTASCAYCSFQRKPGEKDAYTMRIEEAVKLAKSMEGENLTELHIVNGLHPNLPWRYYPRSLRELKAALPNVSLKAFTATEIHHFETISGLSASEILDELIDAGLESLTGGGAEIFDWEVRQHIVDHRTHWEDWSRIHRLAHEKGLKTPCTMLYGHIEEPRHRVDHVLRLRELQDETGGFQVFIPLRYQHDFVDMQDGKVRNRLQARTQMATGAEALKTFAVSRLLFDNVPHVKVFWVMHGVQTAQLALQHGADDMDGSVVEYKITHDADNYGTPNKLTREDLLDLIRDAGFRPVERNTKYEIIREYDGPDPARRESPQPMRV; encoded by the coding sequence ATGGACGTCGGGCTCAAGCGCGAGCTGGAGGAGAAGGTCCGCTCCGGCGAGCGGCTGACCCGCGAGGACGGCATCGCGCTGTACGCGTCGGACGACCTGGCCTGGCTGGGCGGTCTGGCGCACGAGGTGCGGACGCGGAAGAACGGCGACGTCGTCCACTTCAACGTCAACCGCCACCTCAACATGACCAACGTGTGCACGGCGTCGTGCGCGTACTGCTCCTTCCAGCGCAAGCCGGGGGAGAAGGACGCGTACACGATGCGCATCGAGGAGGCGGTGAAGCTCGCCAAGTCGATGGAGGGCGAGAACCTCACCGAGCTGCACATCGTCAACGGCCTGCACCCGAACCTCCCGTGGCGCTACTACCCGCGCTCGCTGAGGGAACTGAAGGCCGCCCTCCCGAACGTGTCGCTGAAGGCCTTCACGGCCACGGAGATCCACCACTTCGAGACGATCAGCGGCCTGTCGGCGTCGGAGATCCTGGACGAGCTGATCGACGCGGGGCTGGAGTCGCTCACCGGCGGCGGCGCGGAGATCTTCGACTGGGAGGTCCGGCAGCACATCGTGGACCACCGCACCCACTGGGAGGACTGGTCGCGGATCCACCGCCTGGCGCACGAGAAGGGTCTCAAGACCCCGTGCACCATGCTCTACGGCCACATCGAGGAGCCGCGTCACCGCGTGGACCACGTCCTGCGCCTCCGTGAGCTCCAGGACGAGACCGGCGGTTTCCAGGTCTTCATCCCGCTGCGCTACCAGCACGACTTCGTCGACATGCAGGACGGCAAGGTGCGCAACCGCCTCCAGGCGCGCACCCAGATGGCGACCGGCGCGGAGGCGCTGAAGACCTTCGCGGTGTCGAGGCTGTTGTTCGACAACGTCCCCCACGTCAAGGTCTTCTGGGTCATGCACGGCGTCCAGACCGCCCAGTTGGCGCTGCAGCACGGCGCCGACGACATGGACGGCTCGGTCGTCGAGTACAAGATCACCCACGACGCGGACAACTACGGCACGCCGAACAAGCTGACCCGCGAGGACCTGTTGGACCTCATTCGCGACGCCGGCTTCCGCCCGGTCGAACGCAACACGAAGTACGAGATCATCCGCGAGTACGACGGCCCGGACCCGGCGCGCCGGGAGTCCCCTCAGCCGATGCGGGTCTGA
- a CDS encoding GNAT family N-acetyltransferase: protein MPLTFHLDPPLTPALQEGILTLWTAVSNAGGAVGFVPPVTPEVIRPELLKHLIAMAEGRHRLLLGLDDHGTPAATAFFSFNTHRLQTHWVWLYTVMVHPAHQGKGYGRDLMRAAESAARGFDGIDAIRLGCRGGMGLEHFYASCGYKEVGRVPDAIRVAPDDHRDDITMLLPLT, encoded by the coding sequence ATGCCCCTTACGTTCCACCTGGACCCACCCCTCACCCCCGCCCTCCAGGAAGGCATCCTCACCCTCTGGACAGCGGTCTCCAACGCCGGCGGAGCCGTAGGCTTCGTCCCCCCGGTCACCCCGGAGGTCATACGGCCGGAACTCCTCAAGCACCTGATCGCCATGGCAGAAGGCAGACACCGTCTCCTCCTCGGCCTCGACGACCACGGCACCCCCGCCGCCACCGCCTTCTTCAGCTTCAACACCCACCGCCTGCAGACCCACTGGGTCTGGCTGTACACCGTGATGGTCCACCCCGCCCACCAGGGCAAGGGCTACGGCCGCGACCTCATGAGGGCGGCCGAATCCGCGGCCCGCGGCTTCGACGGCATAGACGCGATCCGCCTCGGCTGCCGAGGCGGCATGGGCCTGGAACACTTCTACGCCTCGTGCGGCTACAAGGAGGTCGGCCGAGTCCCCGACGCCATCCGCGTCGCCCCCGACGACCACCGCGACGACATCACGATGCTCCTGCCCCTGACCTGA
- a CDS encoding DUF4229 domain-containing protein — MLRYTLMRLGIFAGCFVVVWALVYSGIAPRGLGASNGMWIVVLSLLVSAPISFVALRKERDRASAQIAPRLDRSIGRVKSNLAANRSQEDEVDDEARTQSPEPAEPVEAAESAEPAEAAQPVSGKAS; from the coding sequence ATGCTCCGCTACACACTGATGCGCCTCGGTATCTTCGCGGGCTGCTTCGTGGTCGTCTGGGCCCTCGTCTACTCCGGCATCGCCCCGCGCGGCCTCGGCGCCTCCAACGGCATGTGGATCGTCGTCCTCTCCCTCCTGGTCTCCGCGCCGATCAGCTTCGTCGCCCTCCGCAAGGAGCGCGACCGGGCCTCCGCCCAGATCGCCCCCCGCCTCGACCGCTCCATCGGCCGCGTCAAGTCCAACCTCGCGGCCAACCGCAGCCAGGAGGACGAGGTCGACGACGAGGCGAGGACGCAGAGCCCGGAGCCGGCCGAGCCCGTCGAGGCCGCCGAGAGCGCCGAGCCGGCCGAGGCCGCCCAGCCGGTGTCCGGCAAGGCTTCCTAG
- a CDS encoding TetR/AcrR family transcriptional regulator has product MGAVKSKRMPRAVREQQMLDAAVRTFGQRGYRAASMDEIAELAGVSKPLVYLYLNSKEDLFTACIRREAKALTTAVRAGVNPDLPADRQLWEGLRAFFTHTGRNPDAWAVLHLQARTHGEPFAAEVAAMREEMVAFVTGLILVGAREARRDPSLPEREVAGLAEGLVGAAEALAAWANATPGITARQAAATLMNFAWAGLGDLMEGRPWTPPPAGELGE; this is encoded by the coding sequence ATGGGTGCTGTGAAGAGCAAACGGATGCCCCGCGCGGTACGGGAACAGCAAATGCTGGACGCGGCGGTGCGGACCTTCGGGCAGCGCGGTTACCGGGCCGCGTCGATGGACGAGATCGCCGAACTGGCGGGCGTGTCCAAGCCGTTGGTGTACCTGTACCTGAACTCCAAGGAAGACCTCTTCACGGCCTGCATCCGCCGCGAGGCCAAGGCGCTGACCACCGCCGTACGTGCGGGCGTGAACCCCGACCTGCCCGCCGACCGGCAACTCTGGGAAGGGCTGCGGGCGTTCTTCACGCACACCGGGCGCAACCCGGACGCCTGGGCCGTGCTGCACCTCCAGGCCCGTACGCACGGCGAGCCGTTCGCCGCCGAAGTGGCGGCGATGCGTGAGGAGATGGTGGCGTTCGTGACCGGGCTGATCCTGGTCGGCGCCCGGGAGGCCCGCCGCGACCCGTCGCTGCCCGAGCGCGAGGTCGCCGGTCTCGCCGAGGGCCTCGTCGGCGCCGCCGAGGCCCTCGCGGCCTGGGCCAACGCCACGCCCGGCATCACCGCCCGCCAGGCCGCCGCGACCCTGATGAACTTCGCGTGGGCGGGGCTGGGCGACCTGATGGAGGGGCGACCCTGGACACCGCCGCCTGCGGGAGAGCTCGGGGAGTGA
- a CDS encoding MaoC family dehydratase, which produces MRTLTLTDAPALGRLLARGALLSPCKSLRLPREGALRGAGTGGPRRGTATRLVLPGVRIDLARLAAYERVCGFPTGEDAVPLTYPHVLGFPLAMRIMAGRDFPLPLLGLVHTSIEITRRRRLPATGEYEITVYVDGLAPHRRGTEATVVTEVRDGGEDAGGLAWESRSTYLARHRRSEVAPAGGSEEARTGGRVEAHAGGSEDGHAGGSEDGRADARERARKEPKLSPAVAEWRLAGDVGRRYGAVSGDRNPIHLHPLGARLFGFPRPIAHGMWTVARCLAEHGTPPATLVRAEFRAPVPLPGAVTYTADGQAWGGFELRSEDAPGPGGEQVRPRVHVRGHVYPLIA; this is translated from the coding sequence ATGCGTACCCTCACGCTCACCGACGCCCCGGCCCTGGGCCGTCTTCTCGCCCGGGGCGCGCTCCTCTCCCCCTGCAAGAGCCTCCGGCTGCCCCGTGAGGGCGCCCTGCGGGGAGCCGGGACGGGTGGCCCCCGCCGCGGCACAGCCACCCGGCTCGTCCTCCCCGGCGTTCGGATCGACCTCGCCCGGCTCGCCGCGTACGAGCGCGTCTGCGGGTTCCCCACCGGGGAGGACGCCGTTCCGCTGACGTATCCGCACGTCCTCGGCTTTCCGCTCGCCATGCGGATCATGGCCGGCCGGGACTTCCCGCTGCCCCTCCTCGGGCTCGTGCACACGTCGATCGAGATCACCCGGCGGCGACGGCTGCCCGCCACCGGGGAGTACGAGATCACCGTGTACGTCGACGGGCTGGCACCCCATCGGCGGGGCACCGAGGCGACGGTGGTGACCGAGGTGCGGGACGGGGGCGAGGACGCGGGCGGGCTCGCCTGGGAGTCGCGGAGCACGTATCTCGCCCGGCACCGGCGGAGCGAGGTCGCGCCCGCAGGGGGAAGCGAGGAGGCGCGGACCGGCGGGAGGGTAGAGGCGCACGCGGGCGGGAGCGAGGACGGGCACGCCGGCGGGAGCGAGGACGGGCGCGCCGATGCGCGCGAGCGGGCGCGGAAGGAGCCGAAGCTGTCGCCCGCCGTCGCCGAGTGGCGGTTGGCCGGGGATGTCGGGCGACGATACGGAGCGGTGTCCGGCGACCGCAATCCGATCCATCTGCATCCGCTCGGCGCCCGACTGTTCGGTTTCCCCCGGCCGATCGCGCACGGCATGTGGACCGTGGCCCGGTGTCTCGCCGAGCACGGCACGCCCCCGGCGACTCTCGTCCGCGCGGAGTTCCGGGCCCCGGTACCGCTGCCGGGCGCGGTGACGTACACGGCGGACGGACAGGCGTGGGGCGGCTTCGAACTGCGGAGCGAAGACGCCCCCGGGCCGGGCGGGGAGCAGGTCCGTCCGCGGGTCCATGTGAGGGGCCACGTGTACCCGCTCATTGCCTGA
- a CDS encoding AMP-dependent synthetase/ligase, whose translation MSSLEHTEPALVEPELKRLDGTVREAYVPALAAPVTYGSLADIPFDNASHEPDSVVLSRKRSAAATEKDADHGAHKDADRGDGGWQDVTAAEFAAEVLALAKGLIAEGLMPGDRIAIMARTTYEWTLLDFAAWAAGLVTVPVYPTSSVFQTRWILQDSGAVALAVETAGQAAALGPELDRIPDLRHMWVFEKGHLDRLAELGRDVSDQEVAVRRGVLGPDTLATLIYTSGTTGRPKGCALTHGNFCAEVDNAIDLLYPIFRAKTDEEASTLLFLPLAHVFGRMVAIGCMRARVRLGHSPSFRTEDLLADLKSFRPTFLLVIPYVMEKVFNTARASAERMGRASSYDRASAVARRYGGALEAEQHGTGPGPSALLKAARTFYDPLVYRRIRKALGGKVRYVICGGSPLGRRLAAFYAGAGIDVFEGYGMTETTAAVTVTPPNRPRLGTVGRPLPGTRVHIAADGEILLHGGQIFRGYWDPQAGGVVPAGPDGWFATGDIGHLDDEGYLTITGRKKEILVTDSGKNVAPAPLENWLRSHPLIAHAMVIGDRRPYVTALLTLDPEGITHWALMNARQDTPLEHLATDPDLRSVLQRAVDEANRLVSRPESIRRFTVVPGGFTEEEGHLTPSMKLRREVVERSFTTEIEGLYEK comes from the coding sequence GTGTCCAGCCTCGAACACACCGAACCCGCCCTGGTGGAACCCGAGTTGAAGCGGCTGGACGGCACAGTGCGAGAGGCGTACGTCCCGGCGCTCGCCGCGCCCGTGACCTACGGCTCGCTCGCGGACATCCCCTTCGACAACGCGTCCCACGAGCCCGACTCGGTCGTCCTCAGCCGCAAGCGCAGTGCTGCGGCTACGGAGAAGGACGCGGACCACGGTGCGCACAAGGACGCCGACAGGGGCGACGGCGGGTGGCAGGACGTGACGGCGGCCGAGTTCGCCGCCGAGGTGCTCGCGCTGGCGAAGGGCCTGATCGCCGAGGGCCTGATGCCGGGCGACCGCATCGCGATCATGGCGCGGACGACGTACGAGTGGACGCTCCTGGACTTCGCGGCCTGGGCGGCGGGCCTGGTGACGGTCCCCGTCTACCCGACCTCCTCCGTCTTCCAGACCCGCTGGATCCTCCAGGACTCCGGCGCGGTGGCGCTCGCCGTGGAGACCGCGGGCCAGGCCGCCGCCCTCGGCCCCGAGCTGGACCGCATCCCCGACCTGCGTCACATGTGGGTCTTCGAGAAGGGGCACCTGGACCGGCTGGCCGAGCTGGGCCGGGACGTGTCGGACCAGGAAGTGGCCGTACGGCGCGGGGTGCTCGGCCCCGACACCCTGGCGACCCTCATCTACACCTCGGGCACGACCGGCCGCCCCAAGGGCTGCGCCCTCACCCACGGCAACTTCTGCGCCGAGGTCGACAACGCGATCGACCTCCTCTACCCCATCTTCCGCGCGAAGACGGACGAGGAGGCCTCCACCCTCCTCTTCCTGCCCCTCGCCCATGTGTTCGGCCGTATGGTGGCGATCGGCTGTATGCGGGCGAGGGTCCGCCTTGGCCACTCGCCGAGCTTCCGCACGGAAGACCTCCTCGCCGACCTCAAGTCCTTCCGCCCGACGTTCCTCCTGGTCATCCCCTACGTCATGGAGAAGGTCTTCAACACGGCCCGCGCCTCCGCCGAACGCATGGGCCGCGCGTCCTCGTACGACCGCGCCTCCGCGGTGGCCCGCCGCTACGGCGGGGCCCTCGAAGCCGAGCAGCACGGCACGGGCCCCGGCCCCTCCGCCCTGCTCAAGGCGGCCCGTACCTTCTACGACCCCCTGGTCTACCGCCGCATCCGCAAGGCGCTGGGCGGCAAAGTCCGTTACGTCATCTGCGGTGGCAGTCCCCTCGGCCGCCGCCTGGCCGCCTTCTACGCGGGCGCGGGCATCGACGTCTTCGAGGGCTATGGCATGACGGAGACGACGGCGGCCGTGACCGTCACCCCGCCCAACCGGCCCCGTCTGGGAACGGTCGGCCGCCCTCTGCCCGGCACACGGGTCCACATCGCCGCCGACGGCGAGATCCTGCTCCACGGCGGCCAGATCTTCCGCGGCTACTGGGACCCGCAGGCCGGCGGAGTCGTCCCGGCGGGCCCCGACGGCTGGTTCGCGACCGGCGACATCGGCCACCTCGACGACGAGGGCTACCTCACGATCACCGGCCGCAAGAAGGAGATCCTGGTCACCGACAGCGGCAAGAACGTGGCCCCGGCCCCGCTGGAGAACTGGCTCCGCTCCCACCCCCTGATCGCCCACGCCATGGTCATAGGCGACCGCCGCCCCTACGTCACCGCCCTGCTGACCCTGGACCCCGAGGGCATCACGCACTGGGCCCTGATGAACGCCAGGCAGGACACCCCCCTCGAACACCTCGCCACGGACCCGGACCTGCGATCCGTCCTGCAGCGCGCCGTGGACGAGGCCAACCGCCTCGTCTCCCGCCCCGAATCCATCCGCAGGTTCACGGTCGTCCCCGGCGGCTTCACAGAGGAGGAGGGCCACCTCACCCCGTCGATGAAGCTGCGGCGGGAGGTCGTGGAGCGGTCCTTCACGACGGAGATCGAGGGGTTGTACGAGAAGTAG
- a CDS encoding helix-turn-helix transcriptional regulator, which produces MLRGLVGRERERRLMDDLLVAGGAGGAALLLWGEPGIGKTALLDYAAERARAGTSGAAPGTILRARGIETETVLPFATLGDLLMPHSSLFRELPGVQRSALESCLALSGDPGDPPGNPYAACMGALNVLAALGDERPVVVLVDDLHWVDPSSQRVLLFVARRLSSERVALALGSREDHGESGPRRSIPTVQVGGLAPEECATLLDGRVTPHVLADLVRISGGNPLALREIASGLTDEQARGERPLLDPPSLGSHLERAWATRIDGLPDPARRALVVLAAGRSTAAGPLRKALEAAGLSLDALSPAEEDGLITATADGLDFHHPVLRALVLGRAPLAHRYAAFQALAEVSTGPLHAWYRASATPGPDEETAAALAEAAREARRRSAFGESALAWRRAAELTPDPAPRADRLHHAASDALLSGSPAGPQWCEEALRITPDPAVRAAIQGLLGRMYTWKGETAQAYGLLMNAADAVRDTDRTRACLLLAEATAAARLDGHVPAAVRVAEESLALASESGPERWYSLTLLGGALVMAGRTAEGREMLGAADRHGTGGDPVRDQQVYAIAGQAWSRVEEFVRGRRLLNTAVESARRHSAVGVLGFTLAVRGELETRIGQWASARGDLTEALRWAEELGQLTCVSYALYCLARLEALRGDRVECEEHVARARRECGAYGIGCQEFHMTAVLGLSALAHGDHDAAADQLEQTLSLAVEQGIGNPEVVPFAADLAEAHVRAGNPARAAEVVSWLEERARETGLASAEAAAARVRGLLAGTPEEAEAYFGAALKAHHRTTGPFDWARTLLCEAEVLRRYRRPGAARTPLASALACFERLGAVPWARRAASELAAAGGMSSTPQSPAGGMGGALNQLTPQEFQVSRAIARGLNNTEAAASLFVSRKTVEAHLTRIYRKLRVRSRTDLTRLLTAADLLD; this is translated from the coding sequence TTGTTACGGGGACTCGTCGGCCGGGAGCGGGAACGCCGGCTGATGGACGACCTGCTCGTGGCAGGTGGGGCGGGTGGGGCGGCGCTGTTGCTGTGGGGCGAACCCGGCATCGGGAAGACCGCCCTGCTGGACTACGCGGCGGAGCGAGCGAGGGCCGGAACCTCCGGCGCGGCCCCCGGCACGATCCTGCGCGCCCGGGGCATCGAGACCGAGACCGTGCTCCCCTTCGCCACCCTCGGCGACCTACTGATGCCCCATTCATCCCTTTTCAGGGAACTCCCCGGCGTCCAGCGCTCGGCCCTGGAGTCCTGCCTGGCCCTGAGCGGCGACCCGGGGGACCCGCCGGGCAATCCGTACGCCGCCTGCATGGGCGCCCTCAACGTCCTCGCGGCGCTCGGCGACGAGCGCCCGGTCGTCGTCCTCGTCGACGACCTGCACTGGGTGGATCCCTCCTCCCAGCGCGTCCTTCTCTTCGTCGCCCGCCGCCTGTCCAGCGAACGGGTCGCCCTCGCCCTCGGTTCCCGCGAGGACCACGGCGAGTCGGGCCCCCGCCGCTCCATCCCCACCGTGCAGGTCGGCGGGTTGGCGCCGGAGGAGTGCGCCACTCTGCTGGACGGCCGCGTGACACCCCACGTGCTCGCCGACCTCGTCCGCATCAGCGGTGGCAACCCGCTCGCCCTGCGGGAGATCGCGAGCGGGCTGACGGACGAACAGGCGCGCGGTGAGCGGCCGTTGCTGGACCCGCCGTCCCTCGGCAGTCATCTGGAGCGCGCCTGGGCGACCCGTATCGACGGTCTGCCGGATCCCGCCCGCCGGGCGCTGGTCGTGCTGGCGGCCGGCCGTTCGACGGCGGCGGGCCCGCTACGGAAGGCGCTGGAGGCGGCCGGCCTCTCCCTCGACGCGCTCTCCCCCGCAGAGGAGGACGGCCTGATCACGGCCACGGCGGACGGGCTGGACTTCCACCACCCGGTGCTGCGCGCACTGGTGCTGGGCCGAGCCCCCCTCGCACACCGGTACGCCGCGTTCCAGGCGCTGGCCGAGGTGAGTACGGGCCCGCTGCACGCCTGGTACCGGGCGTCCGCGACCCCCGGCCCCGACGAGGAGACCGCGGCGGCGCTCGCCGAGGCCGCGCGGGAGGCCCGCCGCCGCAGTGCCTTCGGCGAGTCGGCGCTCGCCTGGCGCCGTGCCGCCGAGCTCACCCCCGACCCCGCGCCCCGCGCCGACCGCCTCCACCACGCCGCTTCCGACGCCCTGCTCAGCGGTTCCCCGGCAGGCCCGCAGTGGTGCGAGGAGGCCCTGCGCATCACCCCGGACCCGGCCGTACGCGCCGCCATCCAGGGCCTGTTGGGCCGGATGTACACCTGGAAGGGCGAGACGGCGCAGGCGTACGGCCTCCTCATGAACGCCGCCGACGCCGTACGCGACACCGACCGCACCCGCGCCTGTCTGCTCCTCGCGGAGGCCACGGCCGCCGCGCGCCTGGACGGTCATGTCCCGGCGGCGGTCCGCGTGGCCGAGGAGTCCCTCGCCCTCGCCTCCGAGTCCGGCCCCGAACGCTGGTACAGCCTCACCCTCCTCGGCGGTGCCCTCGTCATGGCCGGCCGTACGGCCGAGGGCCGCGAGATGCTGGGGGCCGCCGACCGCCACGGCACCGGCGGCGACCCCGTCCGTGACCAGCAGGTGTACGCGATCGCCGGGCAGGCCTGGAGCCGCGTGGAGGAGTTCGTGCGGGGGCGCCGGCTGCTCAACACGGCGGTGGAGTCGGCCCGGCGGCACAGCGCGGTGGGCGTGCTGGGCTTCACCCTCGCCGTACGGGGCGAGTTGGAGACCCGGATCGGCCAGTGGGCCTCCGCGCGCGGCGACTTGACGGAGGCCCTGCGCTGGGCGGAGGAATTGGGCCAGCTGACGTGCGTGAGTTACGCCCTGTACTGCCTCGCCCGCCTCGAAGCCCTGCGCGGCGACCGCGTCGAGTGCGAGGAGCATGTGGCGCGGGCGCGGCGGGAGTGCGGGGCGTACGGGATCGGCTGCCAGGAGTTCCACATGACGGCCGTGCTGGGCCTGTCGGCGCTCGCCCACGGCGACCACGACGCGGCCGCCGACCAGCTGGAGCAAACGTTGTCATTGGCCGTGGAGCAGGGCATCGGCAACCCGGAGGTGGTCCCGTTCGCGGCCGACCTGGCCGAGGCGCACGTACGGGCGGGGAACCCGGCGCGGGCCGCCGAGGTGGTGTCCTGGCTGGAGGAACGGGCCCGGGAGACGGGCCTCGCCTCGGCGGAGGCAGCGGCGGCCCGGGTCCGGGGGCTGCTGGCGGGGACACCGGAGGAGGCGGAGGCGTACTTCGGGGCGGCGTTGAAGGCCCACCACCGCACGACGGGCCCCTTCGACTGGGCCCGGACCCTGCTGTGCGAGGCGGAGGTCCTGCGCCGCTACCGCCGCCCGGGAGCCGCCCGCACACCCCTCGCCTCCGCCCTGGCCTGCTTCGAACGGCTCGGCGCGGTCCCCTGGGCCCGCCGCGCGGCGAGCGAACTCGCGGCGGCGGGAGGCATGTCGAGCACGCCCCAGTCGCCCGCCGGCGGTATGGGCGGCGCCCTGAACCAGCTGACCCCCCAGGAGTTCCAGGTGTCCCGCGCCATCGCCCGCGGCCTCAACAACACGGAGGCGGCGGCGTCCCTGTTCGTCTCCCGCAAGACGGTCGAGGCCCATCTCACCCGCATCTACCGGAAGTTGCGGGTGCGCTCGCGGACGGATCTGACGCGACTGCTGACGGCGGCGGATCTGCTGGACTGA
- a CDS encoding AzlD domain-containing protein, translating to MVVLAVGTYVFRLTGPALQGRVEIPARVRELLAGAAVVLLVALLATGALTEGGGFAGWARPAGVLVGGVLAWRRAPFAVVVLGAAAASAGLRAVGVG from the coding sequence ATGGTCGTGCTCGCCGTGGGGACGTACGTCTTCCGGCTCACCGGGCCCGCGCTGCAGGGGCGGGTCGAGATCCCCGCCCGGGTGCGGGAGTTGCTGGCCGGGGCCGCCGTGGTGTTGCTGGTGGCGTTGCTGGCCACGGGCGCCCTGACCGAGGGCGGCGGTTTCGCCGGGTGGGCACGGCCCGCGGGAGTGCTGGTGGGCGGGGTGCTGGCATGGCGGAGGGCGCCGTTCGCGGTGGTGGTCCTGGGTGCGGCGGCGGCCTCGGCGGGGTTGCGAGCGGTCGGGGTCGGTTAG